In Denitratisoma sp. DHT3, one DNA window encodes the following:
- a CDS encoding DUF1640 domain-containing protein, with protein MSAVTFDTLKFAERLEKAGLTREQAGAIAEAQKDALAEALDTTLATKSDIAELKAELAVLKWMMGVLIALAITNFAKQFL; from the coding sequence ATGAGCGCCGTAACCTTCGACACCCTCAAGTTTGCCGAACGGCTTGAAAAAGCCGGGCTGACGCGTGAGCAGGCTGGCGCCATTGCCGAAGCGCAAAAAGACGCGCTGGCTGAAGCCTTGGATACGACGCTGGCGACGAAATCCGACATTGCCGAACTCAAGGCCGAACTTGCTGTTCTCAAGTGGATGATGGGGGTGCTCATCGCATTGGCTATCACCAACTTCGCCAAACAGTTTTTGTAG
- a CDS encoding flagellar protein FlaG translates to MALNTISSPGGANVASLPAAPVAPGGAPAAAVKAPAVVSESQPQQQSKPEQLQKALAAMKQLVEAKAPNSLSFSIDDESGKTIVKVSDAQTGEMIRQIPSEEMLELARSLDKLQGALLRQEA, encoded by the coding sequence ATGGCACTCAACACGATCAGCAGCCCCGGCGGCGCCAATGTCGCGTCGTTGCCGGCCGCCCCCGTTGCACCGGGCGGCGCGCCGGCCGCGGCCGTCAAGGCGCCGGCGGTCGTGTCCGAGTCTCAGCCGCAGCAGCAGTCCAAGCCCGAGCAGTTGCAAAAAGCCCTGGCGGCGATGAAGCAACTGGTCGAGGCCAAGGCGCCCAACAGCCTGTCGTTCTCGATCGACGATGAAAGCGGCAAGACCATCGTCAAGGTCTCGGACGCGCAGACCGGCGAGATGATCCGCCAGATTCCTTCCGAGGAAATGCTGGAACTCGCCCGTTCGCTCGACAAGCTGCAAGGCGCGCTGTTACGGCAAGAAGCCTAG
- a CDS encoding flagellin: protein MAQVINTNITSLNAQRNLTTSQSTLSQSLQRLSSGLRINSAKDDAAGMAIADRMTSQIRGLNQAVRNANDGISLAQTAEGALQETGNILQRMRELSIQSANATNSASDRLALQSEVNQLVSELDRISSTTSFNGLKLLDGSFSAQTFQVGANARETISASITGASSQTLGANQITTATSAAKSAKTTTLDGNKLGISAAATTDAATARTANASTGTTARITDPTGATKDVTIATTATAADIASALNAEAGIEASGYNVMKLDFSDILNHATKNTVDAGDVVSFDLSVDADTAVTVSYTVGADDAATRTNIQTALAEKIASINTANGDSDLSLEGLDNFASTNKLQIASASGKDINIETFALANNTVNYALNATAVNAADQGQTVTATFTGAAAVSFTFGADAATTNNAMFAAFSADAGLAEAGYTFTQTGGDGSAIQVKRTAGTTDTSGNSTVAISAIANAGTTIGVATNSGASTAVATATLTNGTLSSAVTAATGAITATNMVSGLDGTTQSLVEAGNDSTSVRGQVRMAADSGYQLQFVTNAAEFKSGAANATDLMLDVGTASTGISEGNGVNAQKMTLTGSTTQTLDVAANATAKDIAGLVNAASATTGITATARSEASLAGLSTDGTVSFNLYGKNGDAVAINASVTTTSLASLATAINQRTNSTGISAEVTGAGSLKLVSSEGYDIKIEDFRHSAAVTDLGAGSTAKVQSMTVTGMSGSAITLRDGGTVTKSAQLDSTVVSGKVTLEMGSGAFAVSSNMSSSIGGIFNASANQATTSSLTKLSSVDISTATGAQDAVSVIDSALAQVNTIRADLGAIQNRFASTVANLTTSAENISAARSRIQDADFAQETANMTRAQILQQAGVAMLAQANALPNQVLTLLRG, encoded by the coding sequence ATGGCACAAGTCATCAATACCAACATCACTTCGCTGAATGCGCAACGCAACCTGACGACCTCGCAGTCCACGCTGTCGCAGTCGCTGCAGCGCCTGTCCTCGGGCCTGCGCATCAACAGCGCGAAGGACGACGCCGCCGGCATGGCCATCGCCGACCGCATGACCTCGCAGATCCGCGGCCTCAACCAGGCCGTGCGCAACGCCAACGACGGCATCTCGCTGGCGCAGACCGCCGAAGGCGCACTGCAGGAAACCGGCAACATCCTGCAACGGATGCGCGAACTGTCCATCCAGTCCGCCAACGCCACCAACTCCGCGTCCGACCGCCTGGCCCTGCAATCCGAAGTCAATCAGCTGGTTTCCGAGTTGGACCGCATCTCCAGCACCACCTCGTTCAACGGCCTCAAGCTGCTCGACGGCAGCTTCAGCGCCCAGACTTTCCAGGTTGGCGCCAACGCCCGTGAGACCATCAGCGCCTCCATCACCGGCGCGTCCAGCCAGACGCTTGGCGCGAACCAGATCACCACCGCCACTTCCGCCGCCAAGAGCGCCAAGACCACCACCCTGGACGGCAACAAGCTCGGTATTTCCGCGGCGGCTACCACAGATGCTGCGACGGCTCGCACCGCCAACGCCTCCACGGGCACTACCGCCCGCATCACCGATCCAACTGGCGCCACCAAGGATGTCACCATCGCCACTACCGCGACCGCGGCGGATATCGCCAGCGCGCTCAATGCCGAAGCGGGCATCGAGGCCAGCGGTTATAACGTGATGAAGCTCGACTTTAGCGACATTTTGAACCACGCCACGAAAAACACCGTGGATGCTGGCGATGTCGTCAGTTTTGATCTCTCAGTCGATGCCGATACCGCCGTTACTGTCAGTTACACAGTGGGTGCAGATGACGCCGCTACGCGTACCAACATCCAGACCGCCCTGGCAGAGAAAATTGCCTCCATCAATACCGCCAACGGCGACAGCGACCTGAGCCTGGAAGGTTTGGACAACTTTGCCAGCACCAATAAGCTGCAAATCGCCAGCGCCTCCGGCAAGGACATCAATATTGAAACCTTTGCGCTCGCCAACAACACGGTCAACTATGCGCTGAACGCAACCGCCGTTAATGCGGCAGATCAGGGTCAAACTGTTACCGCCACATTCACCGGAGCCGCTGCGGTCAGTTTCACATTCGGCGCTGATGCCGCAACGACCAATAACGCCATGTTTGCGGCGTTTTCAGCGGATGCTGGTCTGGCCGAGGCCGGTTACACCTTTACCCAAACGGGAGGTGACGGCTCGGCCATTCAAGTAAAACGAACTGCAGGTACAACAGACACGTCGGGTAACTCCACAGTGGCGATCAGTGCCATTGCTAATGCTGGCACGACAATCGGGGTCGCCACCAACAGCGGTGCCAGCACCGCGGTAGCGACCGCCACACTGACTAATGGCACTTTGTCATCGGCGGTGACTGCGGCGACCGGTGCCATTACTGCCACCAACATGGTTTCTGGTCTCGATGGGACGACTCAGAGTCTAGTTGAGGCGGGCAACGATTCCACATCCGTTCGCGGTCAGGTGAGGATGGCTGCCGACAGCGGCTACCAGCTTCAGTTCGTCACCAACGCCGCCGAATTCAAGTCGGGTGCGGCGAATGCCACCGATCTGATGCTGGATGTCGGCACCGCCTCCACCGGCATCTCGGAAGGTAATGGCGTGAATGCCCAGAAGATGACCCTCACCGGCAGCACCACGCAAACGCTCGATGTCGCCGCCAACGCGACCGCCAAGGATATCGCCGGCTTGGTGAATGCGGCTTCCGCCACCACCGGCATCACCGCCACGGCGCGCTCGGAGGCCAGTTTGGCCGGTCTTTCCACCGATGGCACGGTGTCCTTCAACCTTTATGGCAAGAATGGCGATGCCGTGGCGATCAACGCTTCGGTGACCACCACCAGCCTCGCCAGCCTGGCCACGGCGATCAATCAACGCACCAACAGCACCGGCATCTCCGCCGAAGTCACCGGCGCGGGCAGCCTGAAGCTGGTCAGCAGCGAAGGCTACGACATCAAGATCGAGGATTTCCGGCATTCCGCCGCGGTCACCGATCTGGGCGCCGGCTCGACGGCCAAGGTGCAGAGCATGACCGTCACCGGCATGAGCGGCTCGGCGATCACGCTGAGAGACGGCGGCACGGTGACCAAGAGCGCCCAGCTCGACTCCACCGTGGTGTCCGGCAAGGTGACGCTGGAAATGGGCTCCGGCGCCTTCGCGGTGAGCTCCAACATGTCCAGCAGCATCGGCGGCATTTTCAATGCTTCCGCCAACCAGGCGACCACCAGCAGCCTGACCAAGCTTTCCAGCGTGGATATCAGCACCGCTACGGGCGCGCAGGACGCGGTCAGCGTGATCGATTCGGCGCTGGCGCAGGTGAACACCATTCGTGCCGACCTGGGCGCCATCCAGAACCGCTTCGCCTCGACGGTGGCCAACCTGACGACCTCGGCCGAAAACATTTCCGCCGCCCGTTCGCGGATTCAGGATGCCGACTTCGCCCAGGAAACCGCCAACATGACCCGCGCCCAGATTCTGCAGCAGGCCGGCGTGGCGATGCTGGCCCAGGCCAACGCCCTGCCCAATCAGGTGCTGACGCTGCTGCGCGGTTGA
- a CDS encoding flagellin, which produces MPQVINTNMASLNSQRNLNTSQGALATSLQRLSSGLRINSAKDDAAGMAISDRMSSMVRGLNQATRNANDGISLAQVAEGALSETNNILQRIRELAIQSANATNSASDRLALQSEVNQLISELDRIASTTSFNGLKLLDGNFVAQNFQVGAEANQTISVSMSGADAQTLGINKLTANNATQGIQVATSGAAVAMNGSALGAASAANTDVTTAIGTLVADQTLTVINSSTGATQTLDIAATGANATRDAYDIATKLNALVGVSASATNSAAFAVSAPDGTAANGDRYTFTLATGDGGPTANVSFVVNSTTFLNDFNTAVANAVATINGTYASTSPLANDLKYDATTKTITSTSGVNIGIQDFQVYDNVTGVFGATFTNLAAGGTDTATFGMQIGPLGGAGVSLFGGGGTITTAAIAGGTDTNAQIAIADAIDTAVSTNNLNTGVTATGSFDASGVGSVTFTYTNAGQSYGVTVARASAGDVGFTITTSGGANFAINGFAATGGDETVTFTAGADTASSGGGTITSGGAAQTLSPNANNTGATLGFAGKTVTELANDSAVQTGALTVLLDPSYNIQSDIANSAGGMLDAAAGTNAGLTPGSGLADVSNGNYVAAQALTINGTVSRSVDIPESATAKQIAALVNAVADTTGVQATARTTATISDLSADGVVSLTLFGSNTTVGQDISANVKTTDLTELAQAINSQTGKTGIVATLDITKTKVSLLNDSGEDIKILNFTHSATATASIRVAGLEGSQYVTLSEGVGIATDSTVIGGAVDLKSVGGYFSVKSSLSEAQGGLFTGTAEQLQASTKDAVATIDIGTVAGATRAIDIADGALARINSIRADLGAVQNRFGSTISNLTTSAENITAARSRIQDADFAAETAALTRAQILQQAGVAMLAQANQLPQQVLQLLQR; this is translated from the coding sequence ATGCCGCAAGTCATCAACACCAATATGGCGTCGCTGAATTCGCAGCGCAATCTGAATACTTCCCAGGGTGCGCTGGCGACCTCGCTGCAGCGCCTGTCCTCGGGCCTGCGCATCAACAGCGCGAAGGACGACGCCGCCGGCATGGCGATTTCGGACCGCATGTCCTCGATGGTGCGCGGCCTGAACCAGGCGACGCGCAATGCCAACGACGGCATCTCGCTGGCGCAGGTGGCCGAGGGCGCGCTGAGCGAGACCAACAACATCCTGCAACGCATCCGCGAACTGGCGATCCAGTCCGCCAACGCCACCAACTCCGCGTCCGACCGCCTGGCCCTGCAATCCGAAGTCAATCAGCTGATCTCCGAACTCGACCGTATCGCCAGCACCACCTCGTTCAACGGCCTCAAGCTGCTCGACGGCAACTTCGTGGCACAGAATTTCCAGGTGGGCGCCGAGGCGAACCAGACGATCTCGGTCTCGATGTCCGGTGCCGACGCGCAGACGCTCGGCATCAACAAGCTGACGGCCAACAACGCCACCCAGGGCATCCAGGTGGCCACGAGCGGCGCGGCGGTCGCCATGAACGGTTCCGCCCTCGGCGCGGCCTCGGCGGCCAACACCGATGTGACCACCGCCATCGGCACCCTGGTCGCCGACCAGACGCTCACCGTCATCAACTCATCGACCGGCGCGACACAAACCCTCGATATCGCCGCCACGGGGGCGAATGCCACACGCGACGCCTACGACATCGCGACCAAGCTCAATGCCTTGGTCGGGGTTTCCGCCTCCGCGACCAACAGCGCGGCATTTGCCGTCAGCGCGCCGGATGGCACGGCGGCCAACGGCGATCGTTACACGTTCACCCTCGCCACCGGCGACGGCGGTCCAACGGCGAATGTCAGTTTCGTGGTCAATAGCACCACCTTCCTGAACGATTTCAATACCGCCGTCGCGAACGCGGTCGCCACGATCAATGGCACCTACGCAAGCACCAGCCCGCTCGCCAATGACCTGAAGTACGACGCCACCACCAAGACCATCACCAGCACCTCGGGTGTCAATATCGGCATCCAGGATTTTCAGGTGTATGACAACGTAACCGGCGTATTCGGAGCAACTTTCACCAACTTGGCCGCAGGCGGAACTGACACGGCCACATTTGGAATGCAGATCGGCCCACTCGGCGGCGCGGGAGTGAGTCTGTTCGGTGGTGGCGGAACGATAACAACGGCAGCCATTGCAGGAGGTACAGATACAAACGCGCAAATTGCCATTGCCGACGCAATCGATACCGCCGTTTCCACCAATAATTTGAATACAGGAGTTACGGCAACCGGATCATTTGATGCTTCCGGCGTTGGCAGCGTTACATTCACCTACACCAATGCCGGCCAAAGTTATGGCGTAACGGTCGCACGTGCCAGCGCGGGTGATGTTGGCTTCACTATCACGACATCCGGCGGCGCCAACTTTGCTATCAACGGTTTCGCAGCCACTGGTGGTGATGAAACCGTTACCTTCACAGCCGGAGCCGACACAGCATCCTCTGGCGGCGGCACGATCACATCGGGTGGCGCAGCACAGACCCTTTCCCCGAATGCCAACAACACCGGCGCAACGCTGGGTTTCGCGGGAAAAACCGTTACCGAACTCGCCAACGACTCAGCCGTTCAGACCGGCGCGCTCACCGTGCTGCTCGACCCGAGCTACAACATCCAGTCGGATATCGCCAATAGTGCCGGCGGCATGCTCGACGCCGCCGCCGGCACCAACGCCGGGCTGACGCCGGGGTCGGGGTTGGCCGACGTTTCGAACGGCAACTATGTCGCCGCGCAGGCGCTGACGATCAACGGCACGGTCTCACGCAGCGTCGATATCCCCGAGAGCGCCACCGCCAAACAGATCGCCGCGCTGGTCAATGCGGTTGCGGACACCACCGGCGTTCAGGCCACGGCCCGCACCACCGCGACAATTTCGGATCTTTCGGCCGATGGTGTCGTTTCCTTGACGCTGTTCGGTTCCAATACGACGGTTGGCCAGGACATCTCCGCCAACGTGAAGACAACCGACCTGACCGAACTCGCCCAAGCCATCAATAGCCAGACCGGCAAGACCGGCATTGTCGCCACGCTCGACATCACCAAGACCAAGGTCAGCCTGCTCAACGACAGTGGCGAGGACATCAAGATTCTCAACTTCACCCACTCGGCTACCGCCACGGCCTCGATCCGCGTTGCGGGCCTGGAGGGATCCCAGTACGTGACACTTTCGGAAGGCGTCGGTATCGCCACCGACTCCACCGTCATCGGCGGCGCGGTCGATCTCAAGTCGGTCGGGGGTTATTTCAGCGTCAAAAGCTCGCTTTCCGAAGCACAAGGCGGGCTGTTTACCGGCACGGCCGAACAACTGCAGGCCAGCACCAAGGATGCCGTGGCGACGATCGATATCGGCACCGTGGCCGGGGCGACCCGCGCCATCGACATCGCCGACGGAGCGCTGGCGCGCATCAACAGCATCCGCGCCGACCTCGGCGCGGTACAGAACCGGTTCGGCTCGACCATTTCCAACCTGACGACTTCGGCGGAAAACATTACCGCCGCCCGTTCGCGCATCCAGGATGCGGATTTCGCGGCGGAAACCGCAGCGCTGACCCGTGCCCAGATTCTGCAGCAGGCGGGCGTGGCGATGCTGGCGCAGGCCAACCAGCTGCCGCAGCAGGTGCTGCAGCTGCTGCAGCGGTAA
- the fliD gene encoding flagellar filament capping protein FliD, producing MAGLSSPGVGSGLDINSLVSRLMEVERLPLAKLDKQEADYQAKITAYGTLKGAFSSLQTAVKTLNSTTRFNTTKATVADTSVLSATTNSIAKPGTHSIEVSFLAQQHKLASAAFADPAATLGSGTLTIDFGSYDGDANEFTVNGDKTSKSITIDSSNNSLAGIRDAINQAKIGVSASLINDGEGYRLTLSSDDAGKANSMRILVSDGDGNNTDLNGLSRLAYDPTAGGAGKNLQQSQPAQNAEFKIDGIFISKSTNVVGDALPGVTLNLLKTTESNKPTTLTVARDTAGVKSAVEGFVKAYNDLAGTVQGLGGYDFKTQKGGILQGDATLRGVQSQMRNLLSQRLEFADGGLNALSDIGVSFQRDGTLSLDSARLDKVLADPSKNVASLFATMGVPSDSLISYVGASAATQPGRYGIDISQVATRGTATAGVTLNIDDIGTTIDASNKTLTLNLNGVATSVTLTEGSYSRTQLVAELQSRINSDATLKAGGHTVSVSQENGVLKLTSTLYGATSRVQVTGGSAAAALFGTASSVNGMDVAGTIGGQLATGKGQVLTGNGAMSGLQLLVEGGNIGARGTIGFSTGMAAQIDQTLTKLLGEDGAISSRTAGIDRSVKDIESRREVLERRIEQVEKRYRTQFNALDQAVASMQQTSAYLSQQLASLSSMNKSN from the coding sequence ATGGCAGGACTTTCTTCTCCCGGCGTCGGCTCGGGGCTCGACATCAACAGCCTGGTCAGCAGGCTGATGGAGGTCGAGCGTCTCCCGCTCGCCAAACTGGACAAGCAGGAGGCCGACTACCAGGCCAAGATCACCGCCTATGGCACGCTCAAGGGAGCGTTCTCGAGCTTGCAGACGGCGGTGAAGACGCTGAATTCGACCACGCGCTTCAACACCACCAAGGCCACGGTGGCCGATACCTCGGTGCTTTCGGCCACGACGAACAGCATCGCCAAGCCGGGCACCCATTCGATCGAGGTCAGCTTCCTGGCCCAGCAGCACAAGCTGGCATCGGCGGCTTTCGCCGATCCGGCGGCGACCCTCGGTTCGGGCACCCTGACCATCGATTTCGGCAGCTACGACGGCGATGCGAACGAATTCACGGTCAATGGCGACAAGACTTCGAAATCGATCACCATCGACAGCAGCAACAATTCGCTGGCGGGCATCCGCGATGCCATCAACCAGGCGAAGATCGGGGTCAGCGCCAGCCTCATCAACGATGGCGAGGGGTATCGGCTGACACTGTCGAGCGACGATGCCGGGAAGGCAAACTCGATGCGCATCCTGGTGAGCGACGGCGACGGCAACAATACCGATCTGAACGGGCTTTCGCGGCTGGCCTACGACCCCACGGCCGGCGGCGCCGGCAAGAATCTGCAACAGAGCCAGCCGGCACAGAACGCCGAATTCAAGATCGACGGGATTTTCATCAGCAAGAGCACGAATGTCGTCGGCGACGCGCTGCCCGGCGTGACACTGAACCTGCTGAAGACCACCGAGTCGAACAAGCCGACCACGCTCACCGTCGCCCGCGACACGGCAGGCGTGAAAAGCGCGGTGGAGGGTTTCGTCAAGGCCTACAACGATCTGGCCGGCACCGTCCAGGGGCTGGGCGGCTACGATTTCAAGACCCAGAAGGGCGGAATCCTGCAGGGTGACGCCACCCTGCGTGGCGTGCAGTCGCAAATGCGCAACCTGTTGTCGCAGCGGCTCGAATTCGCCGACGGAGGGCTGAATGCGCTGTCGGATATCGGCGTGAGTTTCCAGCGTGACGGCACGCTGTCGCTCGACAGCGCGAGGCTCGACAAGGTGCTGGCCGATCCGTCCAAGAATGTGGCAAGCCTTTTCGCCACCATGGGCGTGCCCAGCGACAGCCTGATCAGCTACGTGGGCGCCTCGGCCGCGACGCAGCCAGGGCGCTATGGCATCGATATCAGCCAGGTCGCCACGCGCGGCACGGCGACCGCCGGCGTCACGCTGAATATCGACGACATCGGCACCACCATCGACGCGTCGAACAAGACGCTGACGCTGAATCTGAACGGCGTTGCCACCAGCGTGACGCTCACCGAGGGCAGCTACAGCCGCACCCAACTGGTGGCCGAGCTACAGTCGAGAATCAACAGTGACGCCACCCTCAAGGCCGGCGGCCACACGGTTTCGGTCAGCCAGGAAAACGGCGTCCTGAAGCTGACCTCGACGCTTTACGGCGCCACTTCGAGGGTGCAGGTGACCGGCGGTTCCGCCGCGGCGGCGCTGTTCGGCACCGCCAGCAGCGTGAATGGTATGGACGTCGCCGGCACGATAGGCGGTCAGCTCGCCACGGGAAAGGGCCAGGTGCTCACTGGCAACGGCGCGATGAGCGGCTTGCAATTGCTGGTGGAGGGCGGCAATATCGGCGCACGCGGCACCATCGGTTTTTCGACGGGCATGGCGGCGCAGATCGACCAGACCTTGACCAAACTGCTCGGCGAGGACGGCGCGATCAGCAGCCGCACCGCAGGCATCGATCGGTCGGTGAAGGATATCGAAAGCCGCCGCGAGGTTCTCGAGCGTCGCATCGAGCAGGTCGAGAAGCGCTATCGCACGCAGTTCAACGCCCTCGACCAGGCGGTGGCATCGATGCAGCAGACCTCGGCCTATCTGTCGCAGCAGCTCGCCAGCCTTTCCAGCATGAACAAGAGCAACTGA
- the fliS gene encoding flagellar export chaperone FliS, which produces MSNPAAAYTKIGRDMGVEMANPHQLVLMLYDGALLALGLAVSHLDNNDKQAMSEEIVRASNIISQGLRDSLDTKVGGELAGRLSSLYDYMNIRLQFANIKADKAIIEEVSSLLRELKDAWVEIAKDPAVVSAGKEMKG; this is translated from the coding sequence ATGAGCAACCCCGCGGCGGCCTACACCAAGATCGGCCGCGACATGGGGGTCGAAATGGCCAATCCGCACCAGTTGGTGCTCATGCTTTACGACGGTGCATTACTGGCCCTGGGGCTGGCGGTTTCCCATCTTGACAACAACGATAAGCAGGCGATGAGCGAGGAGATCGTCCGCGCCAGCAACATCATTTCCCAAGGGCTGCGCGACAGTCTCGACACGAAGGTCGGCGGCGAGCTCGCCGGGCGTCTCTCGTCGCTTTACGACTACATGAACATACGCCTGCAATTCGCCAACATCAAGGCCGATAAGGCGATCATCGAGGAAGTTTCCAGCCTGTTGCGCGAATTGAAGGATGCTTGGGTGGAAATAGCCAAAGATCCCGCCGTTGTTTCCGCCGGCAAGGAAATGAAGGGATGA
- a CDS encoding flagellar protein FliT — translation MTTMLSMPTQIEIYEDMSALSAQMVEAARSQDWDRLVGLERSVSTLRGTLAEDDSASLSSTEVERKRSLIQRILDDDAEIRRHTEPWMEHVRQFLGGEKMRRNVERAYGAGG, via the coding sequence ATGACTACCATGCTGTCGATGCCAACCCAGATCGAGATCTACGAAGACATGAGCGCGCTCTCCGCCCAGATGGTGGAGGCGGCGCGCAGCCAGGACTGGGACCGTCTGGTCGGCCTGGAGCGGTCCGTCTCCACCCTTCGCGGCACGCTTGCGGAAGACGACAGCGCATCGCTGTCGAGCACCGAGGTCGAGCGCAAGCGTTCGCTGATCCAGCGCATTCTCGACGACGACGCGGAAATCCGCCGCCATACCGAACCCTGGATGGAGCATGTGCGCCAGTTTCTCGGCGGGGAGAAGATGCGCAGGAACGTCGAGCGCGCCTACGGCGCCGGCGGCTAG
- a CDS encoding flagellar hook-length control protein FliK, with translation MALIPTDVGIRMRMQTESQLQPLAPVREIQPDLPDLRQGQTFSARIQQVMPDNTYRALVAGKEVTLSLPQSAKAGDSLELVVVDRSPKAVIAQLATPPELKPGVAFTALIQEALPESTYRALVGDKTVSLKLDVPAKAGDHLELTVIDRSSRLVEAHVLGPAGAKGAATQYPFTSLSPAAQLIGKLLLGDGQTPAAAALNGGQPILSAPPGSGAELAPRLAQAVSESGLFYEAHQSQWLAGKLSAETLLKEPQGQQSLALTASPGQTEAASGKVTEAAAAAAKPFVAERIPDALQPLVQQQLDTAATQRMLWHGEVWPQQTMEWEIQRDAPERGGEPQEIDAWSTRLALTTPRLGRVEASLQLAADTLRITIDAADTAAAENLRQGAAALHAALEAAGVTMVSFQVRHGG, from the coding sequence ATGGCACTGATCCCCACCGATGTCGGCATCCGCATGCGGATGCAGACCGAGTCCCAGCTTCAGCCGCTGGCCCCGGTGCGGGAGATCCAGCCCGATCTGCCCGATCTTCGACAGGGGCAGACTTTCTCGGCGCGGATTCAGCAGGTGATGCCCGACAACACCTACCGCGCGCTGGTGGCCGGCAAGGAGGTCACGCTGTCGCTGCCCCAGAGCGCCAAGGCGGGCGACAGCCTGGAGCTGGTGGTGGTGGATCGCTCGCCCAAGGCGGTGATCGCGCAATTGGCGACGCCGCCGGAGCTGAAGCCGGGCGTGGCATTCACCGCGCTGATCCAGGAGGCGCTGCCGGAAAGCACCTACCGCGCGCTGGTCGGAGACAAGACGGTCTCGCTCAAGCTCGACGTGCCCGCGAAGGCCGGCGATCACCTGGAACTGACGGTGATCGACCGCTCCAGCCGTCTGGTGGAAGCCCACGTGCTGGGTCCGGCCGGCGCCAAGGGAGCCGCGACACAGTATCCCTTCACCAGTCTGAGTCCGGCCGCCCAGTTGATCGGCAAGCTGCTGCTGGGCGACGGCCAGACGCCGGCGGCGGCGGCGCTCAACGGCGGCCAGCCGATCCTGTCGGCGCCGCCCGGCAGCGGGGCGGAACTGGCGCCCAGGCTGGCCCAGGCCGTGAGCGAGAGCGGCCTGTTCTACGAAGCCCACCAATCCCAGTGGCTGGCCGGCAAGCTGTCTGCCGAGACCTTGCTGAAGGAACCGCAGGGCCAACAGTCGCTCGCCCTGACGGCCTCTCCCGGCCAGACGGAGGCCGCCTCCGGCAAGGTGACCGAGGCCGCCGCCGCGGCGGCAAAGCCCTTCGTCGCGGAGCGGATTCCCGACGCCTTGCAACCTCTGGTGCAGCAGCAACTGGACACCGCGGCAACCCAGCGGATGCTGTGGCACGGCGAGGTCTGGCCGCAACAGACGATGGAATGGGAAATCCAGCGGGATGCCCCCGAGCGCGGCGGCGAACCCCAGGAAATCGACGCCTGGTCCACCCGTCTGGCGCTGACCACGCCCCGTCTGGGCCGCGTGGAAGCCAGCCTGCAACTGGCGGCGGACACGCTGCGGATCACCATCGACGCCGCGGACACCGCCGCTGCCGAAAATCTGCGCCAGGGCGCTGCGGCCCTGCACGCCGCGCTCGAAGCGGCCGGGGTGACGATGGTGTCCTTCCAGGTGCGCCATGGCGGATGA
- a CDS encoding EscU/YscU/HrcU family type III secretion system export apparatus switch protein, whose protein sequence is MADETIPSGRALAVALAYAPGDAAPKVVAKGRGLVADEIIQRAREHGIYVHESPELVTLLMQVDLDGKIPPQLYVAVAELLAWLYQMENQMEPPAQSP, encoded by the coding sequence ATGGCGGATGAAACCATCCCCAGCGGCCGGGCGCTGGCGGTCGCCCTGGCCTATGCGCCCGGCGACGCGGCCCCCAAGGTGGTGGCCAAGGGCCGGGGCCTGGTCGCCGACGAGATCATCCAGCGCGCACGGGAACATGGCATCTACGTCCACGAGTCCCCGGAGCTGGTGACCTTGCTGATGCAGGTGGACCTGGACGGCAAGATTCCGCCGCAGTTGTACGTGGCCGTGGCGGAACTGCTGGCCTGGCTGTACCAGATGGAAAATCAAATGGAGCCCCCTGCGCAGAGCCCGTAG